In Fusobacterium massiliense, the genomic stretch CTATTTAATTTTATACTTTCCTAATAAACAAAAAAGGCTTTTTACATATTGTAAATGTAAAAAGCCTTAGGTACCTTATTATAAATTAGAGGCTCTTTACAAATACAAATAGAGCCACTAATTAATGACTCTCTAATTCTTATAATAATATACGTAACCAAAATGATTTTTATTTATATTTAGGTTTTTATTTAATTCTATTGATAGTAAGTTTAACATTTTGATTACTCCTTTCTTATTAATTATGATTTTGAATTTTAACATAATATAAAGAGCTTGTCAAGTAGTGAAATTTTATTTTTTTTACCCCCATTTTTAATAAAAATGATATAATGAATATTATAAAATATTTTTTAGAAAGGAAAAAATATGAGAAAAGAAACTAAATGGATTTTAGAAAACGAAGTTAATTATGAATATGTTTTTAATAAAGAAAAAAATAAAAAATTAGATTACATAGTAAAAGAAATTTTAGAGAATAGAAATTTATCTCTTGAAGATGACTTTTCTTTTGATCCTTTTGATTTAAAAGATATTGATATTGCATATGAAAGAATAATGAAAGCAATAGAAAAAAATGAAAAAATTTATATCTATGGAGACTACGATGTAGACGGGATAACTTCTGTTTCACTTCTATATTTATCTTTATCTGAACTAGGTGCAAATGTTAACTATTATATTCCATTGAGAGATGAAGGTTATGGTCTTAATAAAGAAGCTATACAAACATTAAAAAACGATGGAGCTAATCTCGTTATAAGTGTTGACTGTGGTATAAACTCCGCAGAAGAAATTGACTTAGCTAATGAATTAGAATTAGATTTTATTATAACAGATCATCATGAAATAACAGGGAATTTACCAAAAGCTATGGCAGTTATCAACCCTAAAAGAAATGAGAATATATACTCTTTCAAATATTTAGCAGGTGTTGGAACAGCTTTTATGCTTGTTTATGCTATTTATAAAAAACAAAATAAAATGAATGATTTAAACAAATATCTAGATATCGTAGCTATTGGAACTGTTGCAGATATAGTCCCTTTAGTTTCTGACAACAGAAAATTTGTAAGAAGAGGTTTAAAAGTTTTAAAAAATACAAGATGGATAGGAATAAAGCAACTTATTAGAAAAATTTTCCCTGATGATTGGGATAGTAGAGAATATTTTGCTTACGATATAGGTTATATAATTGCCCCTATTTTTAATGCTGCTGGTCGTTTAGAAGATGCAAAACAAGCCGTTTCTTTGTTTGTTGAAGAAGATGGCTTTAAATGCTTACAAATTATAGATAAACTTTTGGAAAATAACAATTCAAGAAAAGAGATACAAAAAAGAATATTTGAAACATCTTTAGTTGAAATTGAAAAAAAACAACTATACAATAGAAAATTAATTTTAGTGGCTAATAAAAATTTCCATCATGGTGTTATAGGTATAGTTGCATCTAAAATTTTAGATAAATACTATAAGCCTAGTATTATCATGGAAATAAAAGAAAATGAAGGAATAGCAACTGCCTCTTGCAGAAGTATTGATGGTATAAATATAGTAGAATGTTTAAATTCTGTTAGTGATATTTTAGTAAAATACGGTGGTCATTCAGGAGCTGCAGGTTTTACAATAAATATTGAAAATATTGATGAATTTTATGATAGGGTAGAAAAATATATAGACGAGCACTATGACACTGAAGTTTTTAAAAAAAATATAAAAATAGAATCAATTTTAGAGCCTTACAAAGTAAATTATAATTTTTTAAAAGAGTTAGAATTACTTGAACCATACGGAGCTAAAAATCATACTCCTATTTTTATTTTTAAAAATTGTAGATTTGAAAATCTAAGATTTACTAGAAATAGTACAGAACATCTTATGATGGATATTATGAAAGATGGATACTATTTCAAAAATTGTATTTTTTTTGGTGGTGGGGATTACTATGATTTGGTAGCTGAATCAAAAAGTATTGATATAGCTTTTAAATTAAAATTAGAAACTTTTAAAGATAGATATATGTGTAAGTTACAACTTGAAGATATTAAAAATTCAGAAAATAATTCAGATATTTTTGATAGCATTCTAAAATTAGAAGGTAAAGATATTACTTTTCCAATAGAAACAGTTGTCTATCCTAAGAGAATGGATATTGAAAATCCCATATCTTTAAGTTTTAACGATTATGGGGTAGCTTTAACTAAAGATAGAGTTATTTTTGAAAATATTGACTCTAATCTTTCTAAAATTTTAGTAACACTAAAAAGGGATTTCAATTATGATTTTTCAGTAGAGATAAAAGAAAGATATATAAAAAAAGAAAATATAAACTTACATATTGTAATAAACAAAAAGGAAGCTGAACTGAAAAGTTTTCCAATAAAAGACAATCAAATTTTTATGGAAATTAAAAATATGTTAATAGGAAATTTTTCGTATAACTCTATTCAGAAAAAAATACTTTCTTCTATTTTTAAAGAGAAAAATCCTACTCTTGCTATAATGGAAAAAGGAAGAGGAATAGAAACTATTATAAATACAATAAAATTTTTCTATGAATACAAAAATTTAACTATAAGTATAAATGACGCTTCTAAAAAAGCTAATTTCTATATCTTTACTTTAAATTTTAATCACGATACAATTTTAGAAGATTTTCTTAAAAGTCTTGAAAAAATTGAAAATAAAAATAATATCTTAATTATTTCAAACAGAGATTTTAATATCAATAATTTTATAAAAATTGAGGATACTTACTCTGTTCCAAAAAATGTTGAGTATATAGATTATAAAGAAATTAAAAAATTAAAAGATTTTGATAACTTATATTACCCATTCTTATCAAATGAAAAGAAAGAAATTTTATTAAAAAAAGTAGAAGAAAATGAAAAAATATATTCAACAAAAGAAATAGTTGTTCATTTCTAAATGATTGAAAATAATATTTTTTTGGTTTATAATGCAATTAAAGTAGGCTATTTGTCAAATAGTGTTGATGAACTATTAAAAGTTCTGATACACTATTTTTTCATTTATAAGGGAAGTATAAAAATAAATAAAAAATAGTCTCTGACGTCCGTATTAGTTCGAAGAGCCTGTGTTCATTGAGCTCGTAGAACTCATACGGCTGTCAAGTGACTTTATTTATTTATCATATCTATACATTCCTAAACGATTATTCATAATCCAAAAAAGTGGAATAAATATTTTTTTTGATAGGGGCAAAATTTTTGCCATTTTTTCTGTAAAATTAATAAGTCCTATTTGTTTTAATTTAGGTTCTAATTTTACAACTTCACTACCGTCTTTTACACCCCATTTAAATACAGCATTATTCATTTTCTTTAGAGCATCGTGTTTTGAACTCATTTTTACAGTTCCTTTATAAAGTAAATCTAAATGTAACTCAAATTTATTAAAGCTATTAACTAAATTTTCTAAAATTTTCTTTACTTCACTTTCATCAAAATACATAAAAACTCCTTCAGAAATTATAAGCAACTCTTTGCCGTTAGTTACAACTTCTTTGGTCCAATCAGATTCAAAAACTGACTTTGAAATATTTTTTACTCTATCATTTTCTTTAAAAAAATTTTTTCTTACTTCTATTACTTCTGGCAAATCAAGATTATACCAAATTATTTTTCCATTATCTACTCTTTCAAATCTGGTATCAAGTCCACAACCTATTGAAATTATTACACAATCTTGATATTTGGCTATAAACTTCTTTACTTCTTTATCCATTATATATGCTCTTGCTAATACTCCATAATAACTAGCCCAAGCAGTATCAAATTTTTTAAAATCATAATCTAATTGTGAAACAATTTCAAAAGATTTTTTATCTTGTAAAATAGATTTTGTACTTTCATAATCTTTAGCCCTTACATTTAATGTTATAAGCAATGTTTCTGCTACACCATCTAATTTAATTTTCATAAAAAGCCTCCTTCGTGATTAGATAATAAATATAATTAATTTTATTATACTCTTCATAAATGAAACTTTCAATATTTTTTACTAGCTAAATTTCTTTAAATCAAAATATTTGTATATATAATTTTTATAGAAAAGTCTAAATTTAAATACTTATTAGTCTCTGACGTCCGTATTAGTTCGAAGAGCCTGTGTTCATTGAGCTCGTAGAACTCAAGAGACTAATTTTCATTATTCACTTTTATACTTTCCTATAGAATAAACAAAAAATCCCTGACAAACGTACAAAATTTCCTGTTTTTAGTAAATACAGGTTTCAAAGTAATACGAATGTCAGGGATTATTTTTTATTTAACTTCAGCACCAAAATATTTTAGTACAACTTGATAAATCAAGTTAGCCACAAGTCTTGAAGTTCTATCATCATAGTCATATCTAGGGCTAATTTCTGCTACTTCAAGTGTCAAATTCTTTTTAGTACTAGCTATAATATCTAGCAATCTAATTGCTTGGCTTGGCCAAATTCCAAAAGTTTGTGGAGCACTTACTCCTGGAGCACAAGTTATATGGAATACATCTGTACATATAGTTAGATGTATAAAATCATTTCTTTCTAAAATTGGATTTAAATTTAAATCACTAACTTTTTGTATATCTTCTGCTAAATAATATCTTACGCCATATTCTTTTGCTCTATCAAAAAGTCTTTTAGTATTTGAAAATCTTTGAATTCCTATAACATTATAGTCAAATTTTATATTATCTCTTTTACAATCTTCAGCAATTTGGTAGAACATAGTTCCTGAATTTCCACCTTTACTAAAATCTCTCATATCAAAGTGAGCATCAAAACTTATAATTCCAACCTTAGGTTTTGAACTAAGAGTTTTTGCATAATTCATTATACCTGTATATGTTCCATAAGCTATATCATGTCCACCACCCATACATACAACAAAATAATTCTTTTCTTTTAGTTTTGCAACAGTATCAGCAAGTTGCATTTGGGCTTCTTCCAGTTTTCCATTTTTTACATCTATTGGGTTTTTTAAATCATAAAATTTTATAGAAGTATCAAATATCGGAAAATTTGACAATGCAGATTTTAAATGTTGCCACCCTTCTCTTGCTCCTAATCTTCCATTATTTCTTCTAATTCCTTCATCAGAATTATAGCTTACAAAACAAACTTTTTTCCCGTCACTACTTTCTTCCAACAATTCTTCTAAAGTTTTTACTTGAATAACTTGGTGTATTCTAAGTACATCTTCATCATATCCATCTATACGACCATTCCAATCCATTTTATACCTCTTTCCATTAAATATATGTTTCTATTATTTATTTTAAGAATATTTATAACAAACTTTAAATATATTTATAATTTTAACACATTGTTATAATTATTCAAGTAAAAATATTTCTCTTTATCATATTCTATAGCTTTTTCTTCTAATAATTTAAAGTTGCAGCACCTTTCTTTTATATTGTTAGGCAATTTATCAAGCAACATATATTCATAAAGCTTTGTAGCAGTTTTTAACCAATTGAGGCAAGAATTCTCCGATCTCTGTAGCTGGGAGATGAATTGCCTTGTTTTTTAGGTAGAATAATCGTATAATTGATATATATAATTAAAAAATAGCAAGAAGATAGAGAAGATGATACAACTAAAAGCATACAAATACAGAATATAACCAACAGAAGAACAAAAATATTCATAAGTAAAACTTTTGGTTGTGTTAGACTTGTCTACAACCTTATGCTCAACGATAGAGATATAAATGCAGCGAAAAATATATTAGCTGAAGGTCTAAGAATAAGACAGACAGCTTGATGAAAAGATAAAAAGAACCATAGGAACTATGGGGATAGCCTACTCAATATAGGTAGCTAGTAAAAGTACCTACTTCATAGGAAGCTCCCACCTCTTTAGGTGGGAGTAGTTCACGTAATTCTAAAAGTGCAAGTTTGTGTTTTTACAATTTGTGAATTATTTCGCTTTATAAGGGTATATGCAAAATGGTATAATTAACATAGAAAAGTAACTATGAATTTATATTCTACAATCTTATTTTGAAAGTAAATAAGGAGAAAATTTATGGATAATACATTTATAAGATTAAAATCTTTTTTAGAAGATACGAACAATTTTGAAGAACTTTTAGAATCCGATACTCTTATATGGGTCGATCATAGAGAATATGATGAAGATATCATCTCTTATGTGAATGAAAAACTAGAAGATAAGATAGAAATAGTATTAAAAGATAATGGGAAACCTTATGGAGAAGATATTTATTTAAAACATAAAGATAAGTCATTTATGATACCCTATAAGGAAAAAATGGATAGAGATACAACCATTAAATCTATAAATGAGTTTATTCAACCCAAGTATGAAATTCGTTTTTGTATTGAAAGTCTTGGGAATGATACTTTGGCATTTGTGGTATTAACTAAAGATTTATGGAAACAATTAGAAAATGAATTCGACAAAGAAAAAGTGAGCTATTATTTTGAAGAAATAAATTTCAAAAGCAAGATGTTTGATATGGATGTGGATACTGTTTTTAAAATACGTGGTGAAAGATTAGGAATAGTGTAGAACGATAAATTTTTGAAGGAGTATATATGAATACAACAAAAGAATGGATTAAAAAATATGAAACAGTAAAACATTTATTAGTTGCCCCTATGAACTATGCAGAAGTTTTTGAAAAAAATGAAATTCATGGAAAAAAATTATTTGTTTTAGAAATGGGAGAAATCATATTTCCTACGGGAGAACTTTTGGTAAGAGATCCTTTGGTTTGGCTGAGTAGAGCAGAAAAACCTTACTTAACCAAAGTACCAAGAGGAAAGTATAGCATTGAAACTTTGGTAGCAGAAATCGAAGAAGAACACTATCGTTATGTACTTACAAGAGTAAAATTTAATGAAAATAAGCCTGTGATTTATTACGAAGCTTTAAAAGGTGATGAAAACCTAGAAGGTGTAGATAATGAAAGTATTTTTGGATTTATGGTTGATGCAGGATTGGCAACTATAGTTGATGTAGAAACAAGAGATAAATATTGTGATTTTGTAGAGAAGTGGTATAAAGAAAATACTGAAAAAAATATTTATAATGATTTTTTTGCAAAGGAATTTAAAGAAAATGCCATGAAAAATCCAAAATTTCAAAGAGAAGATGGAGACTGGATAAACTTTAAAATTCCTAATACAGATTTATCAATTCCTATGATTCAGTCTGGTTTTGGAGATGGACAGTATCCTGTATATTTTGGGTATGATGAAAAGGGAAATCTTTGTGATATTGTTTTAGAGTATATACCGATAAATTAATTTCAAAGGGGGATATATGAACTATTTATTAAATAAAGAAGATTTTATTTTATATGAATCCAAGTATGTTTCGACTTATGAATTTGATGATGAAAATATTAATGTAACCATTTATAAAGACGATTTCACACAGGAAGAAATTGATTTTACTAACAAGCTAATTAATCTTTATGAGAAGAATTTACCTAAAATAGCTTTGGCTTGTGTAAATTTAGATACTTTTAGGCTTGTATGAAGATATTTTTGATGTAAGAATTGATAGCTAAAATTAACAAATAGTGTATTGGTGATAAATATTTTACTTAAAGAATATAATATTAAAAATATCGAAGCCTATATGAAAGTTAGAGGATAAAATGAAAAAATTTGATACAGAATACATTAGCAATAAAAAAGCGGATATAGAAGAAATTAAAGAGATTATAAAAAATCTGTTTACAGAAAATAGTGAGGAGTGGATATCTATCATTGACACTTCTAAGAAAAATCCTAACTATATTCAAGTTCATTCAGATATAGGAATACTCGATGATTTAAAACCTGTAGTGAAGTTTATTAAGTCTAATTTAAATTATGAAGCAAATGCTATAGATGAATTAGATTTTTACATAATAGAATATAGAAAATATGAACATAAAAAGAACTTTAAGCATTATCGAGCTTTCTTTGATAAATCAGAAACTATTATTTCTTATCTTGAAAAGTATTTAAACGATGAAGAAATTGATGCAGAAAAATGGATAGATGTAACAAGTGAATTTACAGAATAAATAAAAATTGTAATGAGGTGGTAGAATATGGAAAAAATAAAACATGAATTTTTTGGAGAATTAGATTTAGTAAATGGATTAGACGATGGTATGGGATTTAGTGACGATGTTGTTGTATTGTGGGAAGAAGAGATAAATGGAATTAATACAACACTTTGGTATGGTAAACCAGCTAAAATCACAACAGAATTATTAGATAATTTTACGAAGTTTTTACAAAATTTTGATGAATATAACATAAAAGCTAGAAAAGCAATAGAAGAATTTCTATTAGAAGATAATACATATATTACATTTCATAAAGAAGAATTAGAACTTGATTTACCAGAAGATGTAAATGAATTTGTACAATGTATGAAAGTTACGAATATTGGATTATGGGCAGATGGAGAGAATGTAATGATTGTAGATTATATGATTTCTCCAGAAGAAAGTGATGAAATTTTAGCTGTTAAATTTGATGATAGTCTTGATATTATAGATATTGCTTGGGAAAGTTAAAATTTAAAATTAAAGGGTAACTATTAGAACATTTTGAAAATATGAAAGAATTCTATAAAAAATACTTGAACAAAACGGTAATGCTTTAGTTACGATTTATTAGTTATCAATAAACAAAATAAAAAAATTTGGTTACCACTAGGGCGGAATTTTCACTATTAAAGTATAGGTAGCTAGTAGAAGTACCTACTTCGTAGGAAGCTCCCACCTCTTTAGGTGGGTGTAGTTCACATTATATACTTCATATTTATTTTTGAAAATGAAGAGAAAAAAATATTTTTCTTCCCTTTTAGCAATAAAATTTATTTTAATTTTAACGAATAATTTAAATTTTATTTAATTATTTTTGCTACCTTCACTAGAACTTTTTAAGAAAATAAAAAACGAAGCTATTGAAAATTATAGCTTCGTTTTATTTTTAATATTAAATTTATTTTTAAATGTTCTCAGGAATTTTCTTACCTCTAAATAATTTATCTGCTAAGTAGATAAATGGTGTATCACAAATAGCAACAATAAACTTTATAATATATGTAGATAAGAAAATATTAAACATTACATCAATAGGGTAAACTCCATAGAAAGCTATTGTTGTAAATACAGCATTATCTAATAATTGACTTAACATTGTACTTCCGTTATTTCTAAGCCATATATGTTTTTTTGCCGGGAATTTTTCTCTTATTTTTTCGTATAGCCATACATCATGAAATTGTGAAATTAAATAAGCAACTAATGATGCAAAAGCAAGTCTTGGTAATAAAGAAAATATACTTTTAACACTTTCAAACATAGCTATACCTTCTGGTACATCAAGAGGTGTAAAATGTATAGCACATTGCATAATTAAAGTGGTTGCTATCAACCCAAAAAATCCAATTTTTACAGCTTTTTGAGCTGCTTCTTTTCCGTGATTTTCACTTAATATATCTGTCACTAAAAATCCTCCAGCATACAATATATTTCCAAGTGTTGCTTCCATTCCAAAAAGATTTACAAGCATAACTACTTGTATATTTGCAAGTATAGTTGAAATTGGAACCCAAATATATAAACCTGTTTTTCCAAATTTTTTATAAGCAAATAAAATACAAGAAAAATTTATTACCAACATTAAAAACCATAAAAAAATATTATTCATCATTATTGTTCAAACACTCCTAACTCTCTATTATTCATTAAAATTTCTACCCTATCATTATCAAATAAATCTCTCATTTCTATTTCAAACCATCTAACTAATTCAGGGTCACTTTTTACTTCCGTTCCATTGTCATCAAAGACATTTACAGTTATAGCTTTAAAATATTTAAGTCCTATTTCAATATCTTTTCTTATCATTTCTTGAGTTTGTCCCTTAGTTGCTATAAGTAAGCAAACCGAATATATTTTTTCTGACAACTCCTTTATTTTTTTTTCATCTAAAATTATATTTTTACCATATACATTTCTTCTATAATCATTATCAAAACTTTCTATGCCTGTCCTAAATCTTATTTCAACTTTTTTCTTTTCGTTAAAAAAATCTACAATTTCATTTAGTCTTGGTAAATAAAAATAGAATATTTCAAAATATAAAATTTTTATATCCTTTTCATATACTATTTCCCTTATTTTTTCCAGTGTTTTTCTAGGTAATTCAAATACTGAACCAGAGTTTATAACTTCTAAAACTCCTAAATCTCCACTAACTTCTTTCAAAACTTCAAAATTTACACTATTAATTTCACTCTCATTTGTAGAATTATCCTCTATGTAATTACAAAATTTACATTTTCCATAAACACAAGGAAAAGACTTCAAAAGAGT encodes the following:
- a CDS encoding radical SAM protein codes for the protein MGVRYNRVEGKFAREITLLKSFPCVYGKCKFCNYIEDNSTNESEINSVNFEVLKEVSGDLGVLEVINSGSVFELPRKTLEKIREIVYEKDIKILYFEIFYFYLPRLNEIVDFFNEKKKVEIRFRTGIESFDNDYRRNVYGKNIILDEKKIKELSEKIYSVCLLIATKGQTQEMIRKDIEIGLKYFKAITVNVFDDNGTEVKSDPELVRWFEIEMRDLFDNDRVEILMNNRELGVFEQ
- a CDS encoding class I SAM-dependent methyltransferase; this encodes MKIKLDGVAETLLITLNVRAKDYESTKSILQDKKSFEIVSQLDYDFKKFDTAWASYYGVLARAYIMDKEVKKFIAKYQDCVIISIGCGLDTRFERVDNGKIIWYNLDLPEVIEVRKNFFKENDRVKNISKSVFESDWTKEVVTNGKELLIISEGVFMYFDESEVKKILENLVNSFNKFELHLDLLYKGTVKMSSKHDALKKMNNAVFKWGVKDGSEVVKLEPKLKQIGLINFTEKMAKILPLSKKIFIPLFWIMNNRLGMYRYDK
- a CDS encoding type III toxin-antitoxin system ToxN/AbiQ family toxin, with translation MSQLQRSENSCLNWLKTATKLYEYMLLDKLPNNIKERCCNFKLLEEKAIEYDKEKYFYLNNYNNVLKL
- a CDS encoding DUF2004 domain-containing protein, whose product is MEKIKHEFFGELDLVNGLDDGMGFSDDVVVLWEEEINGINTTLWYGKPAKITTELLDNFTKFLQNFDEYNIKARKAIEEFLLEDNTYITFHKEELELDLPEDVNEFVQCMKVTNIGLWADGENVMIVDYMISPEESDEILAVKFDDSLDIIDIAWES
- a CDS encoding helix-turn-helix domain-containing protein — protein: MSKTFGCVRLVYNLMLNDRDINAAKNILAEGLRIRQTA
- a CDS encoding DUF4241 domain-containing protein, translating into MNTTKEWIKKYETVKHLLVAPMNYAEVFEKNEIHGKKLFVLEMGEIIFPTGELLVRDPLVWLSRAEKPYLTKVPRGKYSIETLVAEIEEEHYRYVLTRVKFNENKPVIYYEALKGDENLEGVDNESIFGFMVDAGLATIVDVETRDKYCDFVEKWYKENTEKNIYNDFFAKEFKENAMKNPKFQREDGDWINFKIPNTDLSIPMIQSGFGDGQYPVYFGYDEKGNLCDIVLEYIPIN
- a CDS encoding queuosine precursor transporter, which codes for MMNNIFLWFLMLVINFSCILFAYKKFGKTGLYIWVPISTILANIQVVMLVNLFGMEATLGNILYAGGFLVTDILSENHGKEAAQKAVKIGFFGLIATTLIMQCAIHFTPLDVPEGIAMFESVKSIFSLLPRLAFASLVAYLISQFHDVWLYEKIREKFPAKKHIWLRNNGSTMLSQLLDNAVFTTIAFYGVYPIDVMFNIFLSTYIIKFIVAICDTPFIYLADKLFRGKKIPENI
- the hutG gene encoding formimidoylglutamase; translation: MDWNGRIDGYDEDVLRIHQVIQVKTLEELLEESSDGKKVCFVSYNSDEGIRRNNGRLGAREGWQHLKSALSNFPIFDTSIKFYDLKNPIDVKNGKLEEAQMQLADTVAKLKEKNYFVVCMGGGHDIAYGTYTGIMNYAKTLSSKPKVGIISFDAHFDMRDFSKGGNSGTMFYQIAEDCKRDNIKFDYNVIGIQRFSNTKRLFDRAKEYGVRYYLAEDIQKVSDLNLNPILERNDFIHLTICTDVFHITCAPGVSAPQTFGIWPSQAIRLLDIIASTKKNLTLEVAEISPRYDYDDRTSRLVANLIYQVVLKYFGAEVK
- the recJ gene encoding single-stranded-DNA-specific exonuclease RecJ, with the translated sequence MRKETKWILENEVNYEYVFNKEKNKKLDYIVKEILENRNLSLEDDFSFDPFDLKDIDIAYERIMKAIEKNEKIYIYGDYDVDGITSVSLLYLSLSELGANVNYYIPLRDEGYGLNKEAIQTLKNDGANLVISVDCGINSAEEIDLANELELDFIITDHHEITGNLPKAMAVINPKRNENIYSFKYLAGVGTAFMLVYAIYKKQNKMNDLNKYLDIVAIGTVADIVPLVSDNRKFVRRGLKVLKNTRWIGIKQLIRKIFPDDWDSREYFAYDIGYIIAPIFNAAGRLEDAKQAVSLFVEEDGFKCLQIIDKLLENNNSRKEIQKRIFETSLVEIEKKQLYNRKLILVANKNFHHGVIGIVASKILDKYYKPSIIMEIKENEGIATASCRSIDGINIVECLNSVSDILVKYGGHSGAAGFTINIENIDEFYDRVEKYIDEHYDTEVFKKNIKIESILEPYKVNYNFLKELELLEPYGAKNHTPIFIFKNCRFENLRFTRNSTEHLMMDIMKDGYYFKNCIFFGGGDYYDLVAESKSIDIAFKLKLETFKDRYMCKLQLEDIKNSENNSDIFDSILKLEGKDITFPIETVVYPKRMDIENPISLSFNDYGVALTKDRVIFENIDSNLSKILVTLKRDFNYDFSVEIKERYIKKENINLHIVINKKEAELKSFPIKDNQIFMEIKNMLIGNFSYNSIQKKILSSIFKEKNPTLAIMEKGRGIETIINTIKFFYEYKNLTISINDASKKANFYIFTLNFNHDTILEDFLKSLEKIENKNNILIISNRDFNINNFIKIEDTYSVPKNVEYIDYKEIKKLKDFDNLYYPFLSNEKKEILLKKVEENEKIYSTKEIVVHF